The Macadamia integrifolia cultivar HAES 741 chromosome 4, SCU_Mint_v3, whole genome shotgun sequence genome contains the following window.
CTAGCCTATCAAGGAAGTCGGAGAAAGATGACTAATGCATGAAATATgcacaaattaaaatttaaaataaaaaatctcagtAGAGACAACAAACAAGATAGAATTAAAATGGGTTGGAGGCTAAGAGCCTAATGGTGTATGAAAAGTATGGTTAGgtaaaagacataaaaaatcataCTATATAAATAGGAAACATCTTATGCTATATAAGACAAAAGATATGGGAAAATATGTAGATTCTATACGTGCCTGTATAAAACACATATATATAAAGTGAGGTTCGGTATTATTCAATCCAAAGTGACAAAATTTCTCATATGTAGATCATATACGTACCTGTATAAAAcacatatatataaaacaagATCCGGTGTTATCCAATCCAAAGTGACATAATCACATGCCAAACTAATGCTTAAAAAATTGTCTAAAACATTTGAGTATGTTTGAAACATGACttatttgaaaatataaagaGATAAACCCCTATATattgtataaattattattggatAAACTATCAAACATGATCTTATCCATCTCATCATCTATCAAATAGTTAAAATAGCAAAAGCATTACTACCCTTGGAAATTAATGTACTTTGAAGAAGATGAGTTGTTGAAGCATTCaaaaagaaggggggaagaAAAGACATGAATTTTTTATAAGATGATGGAAAAACCCTAGTACCTGATAGGTGATATGGTGAAAATATGTCCAAGTAGATTAAAGAATTCTACATGGCAAAAGAAAAACAGCATAGGTGacatggagaagaaaaaaaaatatcctctCTTAAAAAAAAGCAGTAGGTTTAAATCCAAAGGTTGATTGGTTTCTAAATACTGGTTGTGAGGTCCCAACAAAAGTCAATGGCGTATGGGGACTTGGATTAGGTGTTGAAGTCCAAAGCTACTTCTTATTTCTTTTGCTTCTACTCCACCTAAGtcttctttcattctctttgaatcttcttccctgtctttctttctttcttgggtTGTCTTTAATGTTGAAAATGTTCTAATTCTTGTCTGCTATAGTAATTATTTCCTTGAAAGAGGTCTTCTCTGATGTTTGAGGCCTCACCTTGGGCTTGATAAATAAGAAGATATCTtaatccagagagagagagagagagatagagatggaAAGCTCCACCATTGCCGGAATCATGGCGGTTTTTGCAGTTTCAGCAGGCGTAGTAACGGTGGCTCATCAAGTTCATAAGCGTCTCCTCTCAGAATTCATGAAGAAGGTCGAACTTGAGTTGGGTggtggtatgatttctatttttttgtacCCCTCTCCGTTTATAGAAAATGATCcttccatttcttttacttcttaGACTTCTATAATCTTAGTCTCGGATTTCTTAGGAATTCATAGAAAATTCAAATTAGAGTTGCATAAAAGTCTAGATTAGAATTTGTTTtcggtttttcttttttttttcctcgctATAAAATCCTTTTATTAAAGGGGTGTTACTGATGTAAAACCATGTTTTGTTTTGTGGTATTCCTTCAATAGGTTTGGCTTTGGTTGTAATCAAATGGAAGGGATGTAGTTCTAGACaaacataaatgattttttttgtaatcatgattatgtaactattttaaatattaaactttttattaaatatgataatcaaaatttttaaatgaaatatttttttttactatcttAAATCAAGGAATTCGGTTGTAATatgaagtgaaatttaatatttaGATATGAATAtttttgagtaaaaaaaaaaaaattatttatttaatttcacttctcttccctttatttctcttgcaatcagacagaaattttttatttcctacGTGAATAATTGAAGTCAATCTAACTCCAATCATTCAGTTATCCAATTGAAGTTAgtatatttttttggttaactATATCTAAAATTCATTATTGGTCATGTATATTATAATGTGAAagaattatattttattatttatttacttcATGATGCTCCATCTAGTAACATAATTTGGTATATTCTTTGAAATgtaatttatttgaaatttgaaacctTCAATGCAACATATATAACATTTTGTTAATTTGTATATTTAATCCTCATAAACTGATTTTAAGTTTATTGTTGTGTTCCCTTATTTATACTAGGCAAGGTAAAATGTCAATCCAATAAGAAGGTTCGGTTTGCTGATGATGTGGTTGAACCCTCATTGAACAACAAAGAGTACCAAGAGCGACATTCAAGATTAATGTTGATAAAAGTCAACGCGAAACAGGTGACAACCAATGATAATGCCTCAAAACATAAGAACCCTAATCAAGTGTCAAAGGATAATATGCCACTTAATAGGCATATTCTTTATAAAGGGATTATAGAGTACAAAGCATTCAATGGCTACTATGTTCGTGGATTTAGAAAATGAATTGGAATGAACAAAATTGGTCGAC
Protein-coding sequences here:
- the LOC122075789 gene encoding uncharacterized protein LOC122075789 — protein: MESSTIAGIMAVFAVSAGVVTVAHQVHKRLLSEFMKKVELELGGGKVKCQSNKKVRFADDVVEPSLNNKEYQERHSRLMLIKVNAKQVTTNDNASKHKNPNQVSKDNMPLNRHILYKGIIEYKAFNGYYVRGFRK